Proteins encoded within one genomic window of Eleutherodactylus coqui strain aEleCoq1 chromosome 1, aEleCoq1.hap1, whole genome shotgun sequence:
- the PIGX gene encoding phosphatidylinositol-glycan biosynthesis class X protein isoform X2 produces MLRSADASTFLVLSSLFWFGIRTAAETSCPAVTVSRGILKSGFHRDLVTRVKLHSSAEQIDGCSILLQETIPSGLFLDPYQLSSLRQHNLTEVILLNAVDLEAPEYLSTELNALVYTRRDQSCDDCFISSVPIHARYHRPSAQVSEASIVLSSPQLLVRCRKDFLLNGCLDYPLVEAPCGPTDGIRCQWMALPYTEASEKLVLQVPVGNIRHGPAVGIITVAVTLFCTGLILTSVYKHKRFTDSM; encoded by the exons ATGCTGAGATCGGCAGATGCCTCCACCTTCTTAGTGCTGAGCAGTCTCTTCTGGTTCGGGATTAGGACAG CTGCAGAAACGTCCTGCCCCGCAGTAACGGTTAGCAGAGGCATCTTGAAAAGTGGATTTCACAG GGATCTGGTAACCAGAGTGAAGCTTCACAGTTCTGCAGAGCAGATAGAcggctgcagcatattactcCAGGAGACTATCCCATCCGGGCTGTTTCTGGATCCCTATCAGCTATCTTCTCTGAGACAGCACAATCTAACAGAG GTCATTTTGCTGAATGCAGTGGATTTAGAAGCCCCAGAGTATCTGTCCACAGAACTGAATGCACTGGTGTATACAAGACGCGACCAGTCGTGTGATGATTGCTTCATCTCCTCAGTGCCGATCCATGCTAGATACCACCGCCCGTCTGCACAAGTCAGTGAAGCCTCCATTGTGCTGTCCAGTCCTCAACTGCTCGTTCGCTGCAGGAAAG ACTTCCTTTTGAACGGCTGCTTGGATTACCCTTTAGTTGAAGCTCCTTGTGGACCTACTGATGGAATAAGATGCCAGTGGATGGCCTTACCTTACACTGAG GCTAGTGAGAAACTTGTTCTCCAGGTGCCAGTGGGCAATATACGACATGGACCGGccgtgggcattattactgtcgcAGTCACACTGTTTTGTACTGGATTGATACTCACATCCGTGTACAAGCACAAAAGGTTTACAGATAGCATGTAA
- the PIGX gene encoding phosphatidylinositol-glycan biosynthesis class X protein isoform X1 — protein sequence MYEARRKWLQDERKMSIDMLRSADASTFLVLSSLFWFGIRTAAETSCPAVTVSRGILKSGFHRDLVTRVKLHSSAEQIDGCSILLQETIPSGLFLDPYQLSSLRQHNLTEVILLNAVDLEAPEYLSTELNALVYTRRDQSCDDCFISSVPIHARYHRPSAQVSEASIVLSSPQLLVRCRKDFLLNGCLDYPLVEAPCGPTDGIRCQWMALPYTEASEKLVLQVPVGNIRHGPAVGIITVAVTLFCTGLILTSVYKHKRFTDSM from the exons ATGTACGAGGCGAGGCGGAAGTGGCTGCAGGATGAGCGGAAGATGTCA ATTGACATGCTGAGATCGGCAGATGCCTCCACCTTCTTAGTGCTGAGCAGTCTCTTCTGGTTCGGGATTAGGACAG CTGCAGAAACGTCCTGCCCCGCAGTAACGGTTAGCAGAGGCATCTTGAAAAGTGGATTTCACAG GGATCTGGTAACCAGAGTGAAGCTTCACAGTTCTGCAGAGCAGATAGAcggctgcagcatattactcCAGGAGACTATCCCATCCGGGCTGTTTCTGGATCCCTATCAGCTATCTTCTCTGAGACAGCACAATCTAACAGAG GTCATTTTGCTGAATGCAGTGGATTTAGAAGCCCCAGAGTATCTGTCCACAGAACTGAATGCACTGGTGTATACAAGACGCGACCAGTCGTGTGATGATTGCTTCATCTCCTCAGTGCCGATCCATGCTAGATACCACCGCCCGTCTGCACAAGTCAGTGAAGCCTCCATTGTGCTGTCCAGTCCTCAACTGCTCGTTCGCTGCAGGAAAG ACTTCCTTTTGAACGGCTGCTTGGATTACCCTTTAGTTGAAGCTCCTTGTGGACCTACTGATGGAATAAGATGCCAGTGGATGGCCTTACCTTACACTGAG GCTAGTGAGAAACTTGTTCTCCAGGTGCCAGTGGGCAATATACGACATGGACCGGccgtgggcattattactgtcgcAGTCACACTGTTTTGTACTGGATTGATACTCACATCCGTGTACAAGCACAAAAGGTTTACAGATAGCATGTAA